The Opitutus sp. ER46 genome contains a region encoding:
- a CDS encoding M23 family metallopeptidase, translating to MSRLLTGLFALLFATSLYAQRMQLVWPSPNHGWTDGRSPDAFLQHAGSGDPASGGFGGVRSGGNQFHEGIDIACVARDRRGEPKDDVYAALDGVVRHISVHPGNSSYGRYVVLEHPEQSPAVYSLYAHLSRIAPGLKVGDQVKAGTVLGTLGYSAERPFPRDRAHLHFEFGLMVTQRFQRWYDLKGYGSRNEHGVWNGMNLMGIDPLAVFNDWRAGRVNNMHDVFARQVPAVRLRIGTPLTPDFITRYPALLTRPMPLGPIGGWEITFNWTGIPYAWTPLSATEALGLPRDKPLIMEVDAGIEKRERSKALVAQRRGQWITAQDLDTVLQQLFGRK from the coding sequence ATGAGTCGCTTACTTACCGGGCTGTTCGCTCTGCTCTTCGCCACCTCGCTGTACGCGCAGCGGATGCAACTCGTCTGGCCGTCGCCCAATCACGGTTGGACCGATGGTCGCTCGCCGGACGCCTTCCTGCAGCACGCCGGCTCGGGCGATCCCGCCTCGGGCGGGTTCGGCGGCGTGCGCAGCGGCGGCAACCAGTTTCACGAGGGCATCGACATCGCGTGCGTCGCGCGCGACCGGCGCGGAGAGCCGAAGGACGACGTCTACGCGGCGCTCGACGGTGTGGTCCGGCACATCAGCGTGCATCCGGGCAACAGCAGCTACGGGCGCTACGTCGTGCTGGAGCACCCGGAGCAGTCGCCGGCGGTGTATTCGCTCTATGCGCACCTCTCGCGGATCGCGCCGGGGCTCAAGGTCGGCGACCAGGTCAAGGCCGGGACGGTGCTCGGCACGCTTGGCTACAGCGCGGAGCGTCCGTTCCCACGTGATCGCGCGCACCTGCACTTCGAGTTCGGCCTGATGGTCACCCAGCGGTTCCAGCGGTGGTACGACCTGAAGGGCTACGGCAGCCGCAACGAGCACGGGGTGTGGAACGGCATGAACCTGATGGGCATCGACCCGCTCGCGGTCTTCAACGACTGGCGGGCCGGTCGCGTGAACAACATGCATGACGTGTTTGCCCGGCAGGTGCCGGCCGTGCGCCTGCGTATTGGCACCCCGCTGACGCCGGACTTCATCACCCGCTATCCGGCGCTGCTCACACGGCCCATGCCGCTGGGGCCGATCGGCGGCTGGGAGATCACGTTCAACTGGACCGGGATTCCCTATGCCTGGACGCCGCTCAGTGCGACCGAGGCGCTGGGCCTGCCGCGCGACAAGCCGCTGATCATGGAGGTCGACGCGGGGATCGAGAAGCGCGAGCGGAGCAAGGCGCTGGTCGCGCAGCGTCGGGGCCAGTGGATCACGGCGCAGGACCTGGACACCGTGCTGCAGCAGCTCTTCGGCCGGAAATAG
- a CDS encoding transcriptional repressor: MSIPAAREKFRSFLTQKGLRATNQRLAIFDAAFAQREHFTAEQLLDYAREIDDSVSRATVYRTLPIMTESALLREVDIGSGEKFYRPNREGAGSQVAQVVCLDCDKIFEISAPFMQWYGSTVSSKLGLTPVSQRLQVSARCDQFQKTGVCPRRG; encoded by the coding sequence GTGAGCATCCCGGCCGCCCGCGAAAAATTCAGATCCTTCCTGACTCAGAAAGGACTGCGCGCGACCAATCAGCGGCTGGCCATCTTCGACGCCGCCTTCGCCCAGCGGGAGCATTTCACCGCTGAACAGTTGCTCGACTACGCCCGCGAGATCGACGACTCGGTGTCGCGCGCCACGGTGTACCGCACGCTGCCGATCATGACCGAGAGCGCACTGCTGCGCGAAGTGGACATCGGTTCGGGCGAGAAATTCTACCGGCCCAACCGCGAAGGTGCCGGTTCCCAGGTGGCGCAAGTCGTGTGTCTCGATTGCGACAAGATTTTCGAGATCAGTGCGCCGTTCATGCAGTGGTACGGCAGCACCGTCTCCTCCAAACTCGGACTCACCCCGGTCTCCCAGCGGTTACAGGTCAGCGCACGTTGCGACCAGTTTCAGAAGACGGGCGTCTGCCCGCGCCGCGGCTGA
- the priA gene encoding primosomal protein N', translating to MIVGVHPLAGFDKLLHYRVPDTLRESVAVGSLVRIPIVNSLRLGIVGEVGAPPDFPVERLKAIAQVVYPFPALTGELLRLARWMATYYACGIDAIIEAMIPAAVRRGAGLKEEKLLALARRLAPDELAELERRAPQQARLYRFLVEQFRSPPKGLVLARLDLGAAVVNGLIKRGLIREETRRIERVAYSDDRESGELVAAQPHVLNVEQQRAFEALRASVAENKFSVSLLHGVTGSGKTEVYLRAIDETLKAGGGVVFLVPEVALTPQTVARLRSRLEAIAPGHRCVVWHSSLSEGERLDGWLALATGEARVVVGARSAIFAPVHDLRLIVVDEEHEPAYKQDETPRYHGRDVAVMRAKLANAVCLLGSATPSLESFANAEAGKYRLLQLTQRIDDRKLPFIDIVDLRIEAAKQRTLPALSGKLVSAMHERFERREQTILFINRRGYSSSMLCKQCGHVEECPHCSITMTYHRSDETLRCHLCGEQRAAPIRCPQCGAPDIRWRGLGTQRVEEAVKRVLPRARVERMDTDTMSKKNRFREVLADFRAGKIDVLVGTQMIGKGLDFPNVTLVGLVDADISMHVPDFRANERTFQLLVQVAGRAGRGDRAGEVIVQTFTPQADAIQYSRHADFAGFAAVELKVRRDFKYPPYRHLIHHLFRGPNPEKLKFFAEQWARLVEKTVGDRVDVRGPSASPIEKIKDEYRWQVWYFTNAVTKVVPELARLRSEFTWPDDITQVLDVDPANLA from the coding sequence ATGATCGTCGGGGTCCATCCGCTCGCCGGCTTTGACAAGCTGCTGCACTACCGCGTGCCGGACACGCTGCGGGAGAGCGTGGCCGTGGGCTCGCTCGTACGCATCCCGATCGTAAACAGCCTGCGCCTCGGAATCGTGGGCGAGGTGGGCGCGCCCCCGGATTTTCCGGTCGAGCGGCTGAAGGCGATTGCGCAGGTGGTTTATCCCTTTCCGGCGCTGACCGGCGAGCTCCTGCGCCTGGCGCGCTGGATGGCGACCTACTACGCATGCGGGATTGACGCGATCATCGAGGCGATGATCCCGGCGGCAGTGCGGCGGGGCGCGGGGCTCAAGGAGGAAAAGCTCCTCGCGCTCGCGCGGCGGCTCGCGCCGGACGAACTCGCGGAGCTGGAGCGGCGGGCGCCGCAGCAGGCGCGACTCTACCGCTTTCTTGTGGAGCAGTTTCGCTCCCCGCCCAAGGGGCTGGTCCTGGCGCGGCTGGATCTAGGCGCCGCCGTCGTCAACGGTCTCATCAAGCGTGGGCTCATTCGCGAGGAGACCCGCCGCATCGAGCGCGTGGCCTATTCCGACGACCGCGAGTCGGGCGAACTGGTGGCGGCGCAGCCGCACGTGCTCAACGTGGAGCAGCAGCGGGCGTTCGAGGCACTGCGCGCGAGCGTGGCGGAGAACAAGTTCAGCGTGTCGCTTCTGCACGGCGTGACGGGTTCCGGCAAAACCGAGGTTTACCTGCGGGCGATCGACGAGACGCTGAAGGCCGGCGGCGGCGTGGTTTTCCTGGTGCCCGAGGTGGCGTTGACGCCGCAGACGGTGGCCCGGCTCCGCTCGCGGCTCGAGGCGATCGCGCCCGGGCACCGTTGCGTCGTCTGGCACAGTTCGCTGAGCGAGGGTGAACGGCTCGATGGCTGGCTGGCGCTCGCCACCGGCGAAGCGCGCGTGGTGGTCGGGGCGCGCTCGGCCATCTTCGCGCCGGTGCATGATCTGCGGCTCATCGTGGTCGATGAGGAGCACGAGCCGGCGTACAAGCAGGACGAGACGCCGCGCTATCACGGCCGAGACGTGGCGGTCATGCGCGCGAAGCTCGCCAACGCCGTCTGCCTGCTCGGCTCGGCCACGCCGTCGCTCGAAAGCTTCGCCAACGCCGAGGCGGGCAAGTACCGGTTGCTGCAGCTCACGCAGCGGATCGACGACCGGAAACTGCCGTTCATCGACATCGTGGATCTGCGCATCGAGGCCGCGAAGCAGCGGACCCTGCCGGCGCTTTCCGGCAAGCTGGTCTCCGCCATGCACGAGCGCTTTGAGCGGCGCGAACAGACGATCCTCTTCATCAACCGCCGGGGCTACTCGTCTTCGATGCTGTGCAAGCAGTGCGGGCACGTGGAGGAGTGCCCGCACTGCAGCATCACGATGACCTATCATCGGTCGGACGAGACGCTACGCTGCCACCTTTGCGGGGAGCAGCGCGCCGCGCCTATCCGCTGCCCGCAGTGCGGTGCGCCCGACATTCGCTGGCGCGGCCTTGGCACCCAGCGCGTCGAGGAGGCGGTGAAACGCGTGCTCCCGCGTGCTCGCGTCGAGCGGATGGACACCGACACGATGTCCAAGAAGAACCGTTTCCGGGAGGTGCTGGCCGACTTTCGCGCCGGCAAGATCGATGTCCTCGTGGGCACGCAGATGATCGGCAAGGGGCTCGATTTTCCCAATGTGACGCTGGTGGGACTCGTCGACGCCGACATCTCCATGCACGTCCCGGATTTTCGCGCGAACGAGCGGACGTTCCAGTTGCTGGTGCAGGTGGCGGGGCGGGCGGGGCGCGGGGACCGCGCCGGCGAAGTGATCGTGCAGACGTTCACGCCGCAGGCGGACGCGATCCAGTATTCACGCCACGCCGACTTCGCCGGCTTTGCCGCGGTTGAGCTCAAGGTGCGACGCGACTTCAAGTACCCGCCGTACCGGCATCTCATTCACCACCTGTTCCGCGGGCCGAACCCGGAGAAGCTGAAGTTCTTCGCCGAGCAGTGGGCGCGGCTGGTTGAGAAAACGGTCGGTGATCGCGTCGACGTGCGCGGGCCGTCGGCGTCGCCGATCGAGAAGATCAAGGACGAGTACCGGTGGCAGGTTTGGTACTTCACCAACGCCGTCACGAAAGTGGTGCCGGAACTCGCGCGCCTCCGCAGCGAGTTTACGTGGCCGGACGACATCACGCAGGTGTTGGACGTCGACCCGGCGAATCTGGCGTAA
- a CDS encoding IPT/TIG domain-containing protein yields MQTTRISPARKILFWLVAALGLGLLTGCETVTLTNLTPPAIDENPSQIYTFTLRVTPRTNTVLASSISPKIVIDRRNFALRKSALGENLWEFEYQLPPGVETIPYYFLVNYSVEGNATVTPQEAYTDLQRATIVRRKVVSLVANRGPVGARVSVLGRGFSASDVILVNGTPARTVFESPTSLSFFVPAIEPNRNYGVTLQSPLGNSPVGTFHVDAGSVSVFPMSLNLRSGQREQLTFTLPMPAPAGGTLLDVTTDIPDSVIMPEVIVPEGQASVSITVEGGKPGNGTLYLKGFGAGEVTVPVTVSR; encoded by the coding sequence ATGCAAACCACCCGAATTTCTCCCGCGAGAAAAATCCTGTTTTGGCTCGTTGCCGCCCTCGGCCTCGGCCTTCTCACGGGCTGCGAGACTGTCACGCTGACGAACCTTACCCCGCCGGCGATCGACGAGAACCCCTCGCAGATCTACACGTTCACCCTGCGAGTTACGCCGCGCACCAACACCGTGCTCGCGAGCAGCATCTCGCCCAAGATCGTCATCGATCGCCGCAACTTTGCGCTGCGGAAGAGCGCGTTGGGCGAGAATCTGTGGGAATTTGAGTACCAGCTCCCGCCCGGCGTGGAGACGATCCCGTACTACTTCCTCGTCAACTACAGCGTCGAGGGGAACGCCACCGTCACCCCGCAGGAAGCCTACACCGACCTGCAGCGCGCCACGATCGTCCGCCGCAAGGTGGTCTCGCTCGTCGCGAACCGCGGTCCGGTCGGCGCACGCGTCAGCGTCCTCGGCCGCGGCTTCTCCGCCAGCGACGTGATCCTGGTCAACGGCACCCCGGCCCGCACGGTCTTCGAGTCGCCGACTTCGCTCAGCTTCTTCGTCCCGGCCATCGAGCCCAACCGCAATTACGGCGTCACGCTCCAGAGTCCCTTGGGCAACTCCCCGGTTGGCACCTTCCACGTCGACGCCGGCAGCGTCTCGGTCTTCCCGATGTCGCTCAACCTCCGCAGCGGCCAGCGTGAACAGCTCACATTCACGCTGCCCATGCCCGCCCCGGCTGGCGGCACGCTCCTCGATGTCACGACCGACATTCCGGACAGCGTGATCATGCCCGAGGTGATCGTCCCCGAGGGTCAGGCGAGCGTCAGCATCACCGTCGAGGGCGGCAAGCCCGGCAACGGCACGCTGTACCTCAAGGGCTTCGGCGCCGGCGAAGTGACCGTCCCGGTCACTGTCAGCCGCTAA
- a CDS encoding sugar phosphate nucleotidyltransferase — MASPFVRKAVIPVAGLGTRHFPASHAVKKELFPVVGADGIARALFHYHLLELAGAGIEEICIIVQPGEDAMIRAYLEGPGDAYLRRLEKYPALLREAEQMRDFNRRVSFAVQTAQEGYGHAVYQTRDFAAGQPVLLCLGDHLFRGRGASPYAKLAASGRLAQGKSVSAVNRISAGELKGYGTIAGRRRREDPRLIDVSLIIEKPSPAIARERLHVDGLPAEIWLGWFGMHLLAPSIYDVLGEMIRDDVRDNGEFQLTRAQEIQRQREGYLALEMTDAQRFDFGVPDDFVRSVQEFRQP; from the coding sequence ATGGCCTCCCCTTTCGTCCGCAAAGCCGTCATCCCCGTCGCTGGTCTCGGCACCCGCCACTTCCCCGCCTCGCACGCGGTGAAGAAGGAACTGTTCCCCGTTGTGGGCGCCGACGGCATCGCCCGCGCCCTCTTTCACTACCACCTGCTCGAGCTCGCCGGCGCCGGCATCGAGGAGATCTGCATTATCGTGCAGCCGGGCGAGGACGCGATGATCCGCGCCTACCTCGAGGGACCTGGGGACGCGTATCTTCGCCGGCTGGAAAAATACCCAGCCCTGCTGCGCGAGGCGGAGCAGATGCGGGACTTCAACCGCCGCGTCAGCTTCGCGGTCCAGACCGCGCAGGAAGGCTATGGTCACGCGGTCTACCAGACGCGCGACTTTGCGGCCGGCCAGCCGGTCCTGCTCTGCTTGGGAGACCATCTTTTTCGCGGCCGTGGCGCTTCGCCGTATGCGAAACTCGCCGCCTCCGGGAGGCTCGCCCAAGGCAAGTCCGTCTCCGCTGTGAACCGGATCTCAGCCGGCGAACTCAAGGGCTACGGCACCATCGCGGGGCGCCGCCGCCGCGAGGATCCGCGGCTGATCGACGTCTCCCTCATCATCGAGAAGCCCTCCCCCGCGATCGCCCGCGAACGGCTGCACGTCGACGGCCTGCCCGCCGAAATCTGGCTGGGCTGGTTCGGCATGCACCTCCTGGCCCCCTCCATTTACGACGTGCTCGGCGAGATGATCCGCGACGACGTGCGGGACAACGGCGAGTTCCAGCTCACCCGTGCCCAGGAGATCCAGCGGCAGCGCGAAGGCTATCTCGCCCTCGAGATGACCGACGCCCAGCGGTTCGACTTCGGCGTGCCGGACGACTTCGTCCGGAGCGTGCAGGAGTTTCGGCAACCCTGA
- the hemW gene encoding radical SAM family heme chaperone HemW, with protein sequence MIHADTEQAKADSGPWALGLYVHVPFCASTCDFCGFYQTVPTASDVKRFLEGVEREADLVRWDRPVSTVFWGGGTPGLLAAPDLARLAEIVRARCGGRPAEWTVELAPGSVTDARLAVLREAGVTRVSMGVQSFQPALLEALGRRHTVAQIDRAYERIRAAGFPSVNLDLMFALPGQTAEEWTADIREAVSRAPDHLSTYCLTFEEDTKLWIKLSQGRVKLDPENEERLYRSTWAQLAEAGFAQYEVSNFARPGHACVHNLNTWRMHEWVGLGPSAASQHAGVRGGNVSDLEKWHEHLARGERVTEDRVEVTPELRAEDALIFGLRMNAGVDVAVWQHVAPATPWPAVEEVLRLLVENNLAERVGSVVRLTDRGRLVADSVGSELMAAFQSLAPAV encoded by the coding sequence ATGATTCACGCAGACACAGAGCAAGCTAAAGCTGACTCGGGCCCATGGGCGCTCGGGCTGTACGTGCATGTACCTTTCTGCGCGTCCACGTGCGATTTCTGCGGGTTTTATCAGACGGTTCCGACGGCCTCGGACGTGAAGAGGTTCCTTGAAGGTGTGGAACGGGAGGCGGATCTCGTGCGCTGGGATCGGCCGGTGAGCACGGTCTTCTGGGGCGGGGGCACGCCCGGGCTGCTGGCGGCGCCGGACCTGGCCCGGCTCGCGGAGATCGTCCGGGCCCGCTGCGGCGGTCGCCCGGCCGAATGGACGGTGGAGTTGGCCCCGGGATCGGTGACCGATGCCCGCCTGGCGGTCCTCCGGGAGGCGGGAGTGACGCGCGTTTCAATGGGGGTGCAGAGCTTTCAGCCGGCGTTGTTGGAAGCGCTGGGGCGGCGGCACACGGTGGCGCAAATTGACCGCGCCTACGAACGTATCCGCGCCGCCGGCTTCCCGAGCGTCAACCTGGACCTCATGTTCGCGCTGCCCGGCCAGACCGCGGAGGAGTGGACAGCGGACATCCGCGAGGCGGTGTCGCGCGCGCCGGACCACCTGTCGACTTATTGCCTGACATTTGAGGAAGATACGAAGCTCTGGATCAAGCTGTCGCAGGGCCGGGTGAAGCTGGATCCGGAGAACGAGGAGCGACTCTATCGTTCGACTTGGGCCCAGTTGGCGGAGGCCGGCTTCGCGCAATACGAGGTCTCGAATTTCGCGCGGCCCGGACACGCATGCGTTCACAACCTCAATACGTGGCGCATGCACGAATGGGTGGGGCTGGGGCCCTCAGCCGCGTCGCAACATGCCGGCGTGCGCGGTGGCAACGTGTCCGACCTCGAGAAATGGCACGAGCATCTCGCCCGTGGCGAACGCGTCACCGAAGACCGCGTCGAGGTCACCCCCGAGTTGCGCGCCGAGGATGCGCTCATTTTCGGCCTGCGCATGAACGCGGGCGTGGACGTGGCGGTTTGGCAGCACGTGGCTCCCGCGACGCCATGGCCGGCGGTGGAGGAGGTGCTTCGGTTGTTGGTGGAGAACAATCTCGCCGAGCGCGTGGGTTCGGTGGTGCGCCTGACCGATCGCGGACGATTGGTGGCGGATTCCGTGGGCAGCGAATTGATGGCAGCCTTCCAGAGCCTCGCTCCGGCCGTATGA